A DNA window from Hydractinia symbiolongicarpus strain clone_291-10 chromosome 6, HSymV2.1, whole genome shotgun sequence contains the following coding sequences:
- the LOC130648074 gene encoding opsin-1-like: MLVLSMVLGFILLASIKELVRFINGLVKLKSTTTPNISFLWNLAFISVIQALFGTNTVFISTLTGHNMRGYHCQLDAVINSSCAFGMIFQLMNICVVQINPNFHGDGYLKKIAPSLCIVWGVSWAVLPLFGIGKWVPHCKGVYCCLDFTSDNFYDRTYFVLLTVFGFALPVCLMVTLSFLPTKKERKNTALNNETYSYQSHGLINIFPIVFVFTILWLPTGVVATLRMLGFNEYISDYIDLFDILCGFCSYVTLCHMLSNQLQHFPVKKGKNMKLANGDLNANDLKFE; encoded by the coding sequence ATGTTGGTTTTATCAATGGTGCTCGGTTTCATTTTACTTGCGTCAATCAAAGAGCTTGTAAGATTTATAAACGGACTAGTAAAACTGAAGTCGACTACAACACCAAATATCTCATTCCTGTGGAATTTAGCATTTATCAGTGTGATACAAGCGCTTTTTGGTACAAACACCGTGTTTATTTCAACCCTAACTGGTCACAACATGCGTGGATATCATTGTCAATTAGATGCTGTAATTAACTCTTCTTGTGCGTTTGGAATGATTTTCCAACTAATGAATATATGTGTTGTACAAATAAATCCAAATTTTCATGGCGATGGCTATCTAAAGAAAATTGCACCAAGTTTGTGCATCGTATGGGGTGTGTCATGGGCGGTACTTCCATTATTTGGAATAGGGAAGTGGGTTCCACATTGTAAAGGTGTTTATTGCTGTCTTGATTTCACAAGCGATAATTTTTATGATCGAACTTATTTCGTCTTGCTAACTGTGTTTGGGTTCGCTCTACCTGTCTGTTTAATGGTAACACTGAGTTTTCTACCTACGAAGAAGGAACGAAAGAACACAGCTTTAAACAACGAAACTTACAGCTACCAAAGTCATGGACTTATAAACATATTTCCAATCGTTTTTGTGTTTACAATCTTGTGGCTACCGACTGGTGTGGTAGCCACACTTCGTATGCTTGGATTTAATGAATACATCAGCGACTATATCGATTTATTTGATATCCTTTGTGGCTTTTGTTCTTATGTGACGTTATGTCATATGCTGTCAAACCAATTACAACACTTTCCtgtaaaaaaaggtaaaaacatgAAATTAGCAAATGGAGATTTAAATGCCAATGATTTGAAATTTGAATAG